A window of Aquibium oceanicum genomic DNA:
GCGCAGATTCCGTTCGAACGCAATGATCAGTCGCAGACGGCGACCTTGCCGGCGTCGACGCCCTGGCAAAGCGCTTCCTTGGAGATCCAGCCGGCGTCGACGACGACGTCGAGATTGTCCTTGGTGATCGGAACCGGGGTGAGGAACACCGCGTCGACTTCCTTGCCGCCGGGGGTCGTGAACTTCACGGCGTTCGCAATGGCGCTCATTTCGGTTCCGTCGGCCAGCGCCGAAGCGATCTCGGCCGCGTTCTTGCCGAGTTCGCGCGCGTCCTTCCACACCGAAACGGTCTGGGTGCCGAGCGCGACGCGGTTCAGCGCGGCGTGGTCGCCGTCCTGACCCGAAACCGGAATGCCCGCCATGCCCTGGGCAGAAAGAGCTGCCACGACACCGCCGGCCGTGCCGTCGTTCGAAGCGACGACCGCGTCGACCTCGTTGTTGTTGGCTGTCAGGATCTGCTCCATGTTCTTCTGGGCGTTGGCCGGAAGCCAGCCGTCCGTATAGGCCTCGCCGACGTTCTTGACCTTGCCCGAATCGATGGCTTCCTTCAGCACTTCCATCTGGCCGGAGAACAGGAAGTCCGCGTTCGGATCGGCCGAGGAACCCTTGATGAAGGCGTAGTTGCCTTCCGGCTGGACCTTGAACACTTCGCGGGCCTGCATGCGGCCCACTTCCTTGTTGTCGAAGGTGAGATAGAAGGCGTTCTCGTTTTCGATCAGGCGGTCGTATCCGACCACCGGAATGCCTTCGTTGACCGCCTTCTCGACGGCCGGGCCGATGGCCGAGGCGTCCTGGGCGAGAATGATGAGCGCATCCGCGCCCTGGGCGATCAGCGCTTCCACGTCAGTCAGCTGCTTGGCTGCCGAGGACTGCGCGTCGGCGGAGATGTACTTGTCGCCGGCTGCCTCGATGGCGGACTTCATCGCCGCTTCATCGGTCTTCCAACGCTCTTCCTGGAAGTTCGACCACGAAACGCCGATGGTCTTGTCCTTGGCGAGCGCCCCGCCGGCGAAAGAAATGCTGAATACGGCGCAGCTAAGCGCCAGCATCGTCTTGTTCA
This region includes:
- the xylF gene encoding D-xylose ABC transporter substrate-binding protein, with amino-acid sequence MNKTMLALSCAVFSISFAGGALAKDKTIGVSWSNFQEERWKTDEAAMKSAIEAAGDKYISADAQSSAAKQLTDVEALIAQGADALIILAQDASAIGPAVEKAVNEGIPVVGYDRLIENENAFYLTFDNKEVGRMQAREVFKVQPEGNYAFIKGSSADPNADFLFSGQMEVLKEAIDSGKVKNVGEAYTDGWLPANAQKNMEQILTANNNEVDAVVASNDGTAGGVVAALSAQGMAGIPVSGQDGDHAALNRVALGTQTVSVWKDARELGKNAAEIASALADGTEMSAIANAVKFTTPGGKEVDAVFLTPVPITKDNLDVVVDAGWISKEALCQGVDAGKVAVCD